The following nucleotide sequence is from Tardiphaga sp. 709.
CAGAAATCGAGCCGAAGCGTGGATAGAATGATGAAGATGAAATAGGACAAAGGCGCCGCAAATGCCAACGCCGCCGCCGGCCCCATCCAGCCCATGTGGAGATGCAGTGCAGCCGTTGGAATGCTGGTCTCGATGAGTGCGCTCAGATAGCGCCGCCCCTGCGCAATATCCTGCCCTGCAGCGATGCGCTGATTGATCTTGTAAAGAACGAAGAATTCGAACAGCAGCAGCGGGCCCGTGATCATAAAAGACGATGCGAGATCGAACTGGCCATTGGATATGCGCGCGAAGCTCGACGGCGCCAGCAGATAGGCGATGGACAGCGACAGCGTCACGATCACCACGGTGCCAATGACCGTCCTGACCCGCAACCGTTCGGTCAACAGCATCTCGCGGCTCAGCGCCTTGCGAAATTCGCGAACGGACGGATCGGCGTCGGCGGCAGACTTCAGAAGTGTCCGGAAAAATTGAATCATTGCAGCAGTCTAGCTGCCGCAGACCCATTGAACGAGATATTTGTCTGGGAGCTCTAGCCCTTGGCGTCGCAGGCCCAGGCCCGGATGACGCATTCCTTACCGCCGTAGTCATAGCATTTCTTGGTCGCTTGATTCAGCGAACTCGAAATACGGGGCGCCACGGCATAGCCGTGTGCGCCGCAGGGATTCTTCATATCCACGGCGAAGGCTGCACAGGCGCGGTTCATCGTTACGGTCGTGCATTCGCCCTTGCACTGCTTTTTAGCAGCCGCCAGCGCCGCCCCCTGCGCCGGATAGTCGAATGCCTGGCCATAGGCGCCGCACTTGCCCACGGCGAGGGCACCAGCGGCCGAAGCCACATCCATGGCACCGACGCTCATCAACAAGGCAACAGCGAGAATCGCGCGACGACGCGCGGTAGCAAACAGCGACAATTTCCCCTCCCCCGAGGTCGATCGAGGCAGACACTACAGGGAGGGCGTTTCAACTTGGTGAACGAAAGTGAAATGCGGCGGCCGCCGCATGCGCCATGGGTTAGCCGCTCCGCGCGTCTTCCAGCGCCTGCGGTGTATCGATATCGAGGAAGGCACCGTGACCTTCGACCGCCACATCGGCAACGGCTTCAGCGTGCTTCACGATCAGGTGCCGAGCCCCGATATCGCCGTCCAGCGTCATCAACTCGTTGAAGAAGCGCCGAGACCACAACACGGGATTACCGCGCCGGCCGTCGCTCACAGGGACAACGATGAGGTTACCGCGATCCGGCGCGAAGGATTCGATCAACCGGTCGATCAAGCGGGCATCGATCAGCGGCATGTCGCCAAGACAGACCACAGTTCCATTGGCATCGGCCGGGACTGCTGCGATGCCGGCCTTCACCGAACTGGCGAGACCATCGGCAAAATCCGGATTGTAAACGAACGCAACCTTGAGCCCGACCAGCGCCTTCTCGACCTCCGGTGCCTGATGGCCCGTAACGACGGTCACGCTGGACGCCTTCGATGCGATAGCCTGTTCGGCGACTATCCGGACCAATGCCTTGCCGTTGAGTTCGGCGAGCAGTTTGTTCGGCCCACCCATTCGGGTCGAGCGGCCCGCAGCCAGAACGACCGCCGCGACGTTGCTGTTGCCATCGGTGCCGACGGGCACGCGCGGTTGCGGCCGGGTGACGATTTCCATCAGCAAACCGCCGACGCCCATGCCGGTGAGATCGGCGCGGGTCACCTTGAGGCCGGCCAGCAGCCGCATCAGCACCCAGTCGAAGCCGTTTTCCACCGGCGACCGCGCGCAGCCTGGCGCACCCAGCACCGGCACGTTGCCGGCCCGGCCGATCAGAAGCAGATTGCCAGGATCGACCGGCATGCCAAAATGTTCGATGGCGCCGCCGATCTGTTCGATCGCCGACGGAATGACATCGCGGCGGTCGGCAATGGCCGAGGCGCCGAACACAATCACCAGTTCGGCGCCAAGCCCGAGCAGTTCCTTGATTGTCTTCGCGAGCACCTTCTCGTCGTGTGGCACGCGGCGCTCGGCGATGATCTTCGCACCGGCAGGCGCGAGACGCTCTTCGGTCACACGCAGGGTCTTGTCTATCACCTTCGGCGATAGCCCCGGCAACAGTGTCGAGACGATACCGACTTTCTTGACCGTATAAGGCGCGATACGCATTGCGCCGCCCGAGGCAGCCTGGACGGCCGCGTCGCGCAGCGTACCGGCGACGCCGAACGGGATCAGCTTGACGGTCGCGATCATCTCGCCTTCGACAACCGGCTTGTAGGCCGCCAGCGTTGCAAAGGTGATCGCTTCATCGACGGCATTGATGCGATCGACGATGGCGCGATCGACGACCAGCACACCCGGAGTCCCCGCAAACAGATTGGCGCGGCCCGTGAAGGCTCGCTCGACATTGACGCCCTCGCCCGCCACCGCCCGCGCGATACTGGCCGCAGCGACGTCTTCGGACACATCACCGTCCTCGAGACGCACCACGACCACATCCTTGACCCCCGCGCCGGTCAGCGCTGCTACCTCATCGGGACCGATAGTGGTGCCCTTCTTGAGAACGAGCGAGCCCTGACGCAGTGTATGGACGGTCACGCCGCCAAGTGCATCCGCCGGACTGGCGGGACCGAACTTCATGGGTTGCTCACTTTGGACAATTCCGCGGGTATCGTCTTGGGCATGCGCAGTTCGGCGGTGATCTCGGCCATGATCGAGACCGCGATCTCCGATGGCGAAACAGCACCGATATTGAGACCGATCGGCGCCTTGATCCGCGCGAAGTCAGCCTCGCTGACGCCCTGCGCCTTCAGCCGGTCACCGCGCTTGGCGTGCGTCTTTCGCGAACCCAGCGCGCCGATATAGAAGCAGTTCTTCTCGAACGCGTGCAACAGCGCTGGATCATCGATCTTCGGATCATGGGTCACGGCGACGAAGGCTGTGTAGTGATCGATGTTGAGGCCCGGCAGCGCCTCATCCGGCCATTCGGCGATCAGCTTCACGTCCGGGAAACGCTCGGGGCTGGCAAAGGCCGTGCGCGGATCGACCACGGTGACGTCGTAATCCAGCGACCGCGCCAGCGGCGCCAGCGCCTGGCTGATATGGACGGCGCCGATGATCACGAGCCGCGCGGTCGGCGCATAG
It contains:
- a CDS encoding DUF4189 domain-containing protein — protein: MSVGAMDVASAAGALAVGKCGAYGQAFDYPAQGAALAAAKKQCKGECTTVTMNRACAAFAVDMKNPCGAHGYAVAPRISSSLNQATKKCYDYGGKECVIRAWACDAKG
- a CDS encoding molybdopterin-binding/glycosyltransferase family 2 protein, with translation MKFGPASPADALGGVTVHTLRQGSLVLKKGTTIGPDEVAALTGAGVKDVVVVRLEDGDVSEDVAAASIARAVAGEGVNVERAFTGRANLFAGTPGVLVVDRAIVDRINAVDEAITFATLAAYKPVVEGEMIATVKLIPFGVAGTLRDAAVQAASGGAMRIAPYTVKKVGIVSTLLPGLSPKVIDKTLRVTEERLAPAGAKIIAERRVPHDEKVLAKTIKELLGLGAELVIVFGASAIADRRDVIPSAIEQIGGAIEHFGMPVDPGNLLLIGRAGNVPVLGAPGCARSPVENGFDWVLMRLLAGLKVTRADLTGMGVGGLLMEIVTRPQPRVPVGTDGNSNVAAVVLAAGRSTRMGGPNKLLAELNGKALVRIVAEQAIASKASSVTVVTGHQAPEVEKALVGLKVAFVYNPDFADGLASSVKAGIAAVPADANGTVVCLGDMPLIDARLIDRLIESFAPDRGNLIVVPVSDGRRGNPVLWSRRFFNELMTLDGDIGARHLIVKHAEAVADVAVEGHGAFLDIDTPQALEDARSG
- a CDS encoding XdhC family protein produces the protein MKAETLATLNTERAARRPVILITDISDGTQRLVKAADFGADPLHAELEKQLRMGKSAMVEVDGKKQFLNVYAPTARLVIIGAVHISQALAPLARSLDYDVTVVDPRTAFASPERFPDVKLIAEWPDEALPGLNIDHYTAFVAVTHDPKIDDPALLHAFEKNCFYIGALGSRKTHAKRGDRLKAQGVSEADFARIKAPIGLNIGAVSPSEIAVSIMAEITAELRMPKTIPAELSKVSNP